The following are encoded together in the Bacillus sp. NP157 genome:
- a CDS encoding MarR family transcriptional regulator produces MSKTSLPAGVQPPRTLDGQLCFALYSANLAMGKVYRQLLAKLDLTYPQYLAMLVLWERDGLTVSELGEKLFLDSATLTPLLKRLQAAGLVERTRSAQDERQVIVTLSDAGRALQEKAADVPVDLFCAMSCDIDTLAGVKAQLEMLRGNLVDSGKG; encoded by the coding sequence ATGAGCAAGACATCCCTTCCCGCAGGCGTGCAGCCCCCGCGTACCCTCGACGGTCAGCTCTGCTTTGCCCTGTATTCGGCCAACCTGGCCATGGGCAAGGTGTATCGACAACTGCTCGCGAAGCTCGATCTGACGTATCCGCAGTACCTGGCCATGCTGGTGCTGTGGGAGCGCGACGGGCTTACGGTCTCGGAGCTGGGTGAGAAGCTTTTCCTCGATTCGGCCACGCTCACGCCGCTGCTGAAGCGCCTGCAGGCTGCCGGGCTGGTTGAGCGCACCCGCAGCGCGCAGGACGAGCGGCAGGTGATCGTGACGCTGAGCGACGCGGGGCGCGCCCTGCAGGAGAAGGCGGCCGACGTGCCGGTCGACCTGTTCTGCGCCATGTCGTGCGACATCGATACGCTGGCGGGGGTGAAGGCGCAGCTGGAGATGTTGCGGGGGAATCTCGTGGATAGTGGGAAGGGGTAA
- a CDS encoding ATP-binding protein: MFQALEHAESTLDRADVDDACRADVRLVLEELLVNTVRHGYPDGRAGTIEIKLEARTDAVRLELRDDAQPFNPLDHEPPDLPGDIADREVGGLGLHLARSIASDFEYACDARGNRVIIRFDPTQSDERSP, encoded by the coding sequence GTGTTCCAGGCCCTGGAACACGCCGAATCCACCCTCGACCGTGCCGACGTGGACGACGCGTGTCGTGCCGACGTCCGTCTCGTGCTGGAAGAGCTGCTGGTGAATACCGTGCGCCATGGTTATCCGGACGGGCGCGCCGGCACCATCGAGATCAAGCTCGAAGCGCGCACCGACGCCGTGCGCCTGGAGCTGCGCGACGACGCGCAACCGTTCAATCCCCTCGACCACGAACCACCCGACCTGCCCGGCGACATCGCCGATCGCGAGGTCGGCGGCCTCGGCCTTCACCTGGCGCGCAGCATCGCCAGCGATTTCGAATATGCCTGCGACGCACGTGGCAATCGCGTCATCATCCGTTTCGACCCCACCCAGTCTGACGAGCGTTCCCCATGA
- a CDS encoding 50S ribosomal protein L25/general stress protein Ctc, with amino-acid sequence MATNHKLSATSRKIEGKGASRRLRTAGYVPAIVYGAGDAPQAIQVLHNDVLLGSRFESFYSSVIELTVDGKTQKVLIKDWQKHPFKQLMLHMDFQRVNENEAVRVAVPVHFLNQEKSPAGKTAGLVISHNLTEVTVSCLPKDLPEFIELDLSKLAAGDIVHLSDLKLPAGVEIPELGLGKEHDVAVVTVAQIQEEVDPTVEGAEGDAPTEEKK; translated from the coding sequence ATGGCTACCAATCACAAGCTTTCGGCCACGAGCCGCAAGATCGAAGGGAAGGGTGCGAGCCGCCGCCTTCGTACTGCGGGCTACGTGCCGGCGATCGTTTATGGCGCGGGCGATGCCCCGCAGGCGATCCAGGTCCTCCACAACGACGTGCTGCTCGGCTCGCGTTTCGAGTCGTTCTACTCGTCGGTGATCGAACTGACCGTCGACGGCAAGACCCAGAAGGTCCTGATCAAGGACTGGCAGAAGCACCCGTTCAAGCAGCTGATGCTGCACATGGACTTCCAGCGCGTGAACGAGAACGAAGCCGTTCGCGTCGCCGTGCCGGTGCACTTCCTGAACCAGGAAAAGAGCCCGGCGGGCAAGACGGCCGGCCTGGTCATCTCGCACAACCTGACGGAAGTGACCGTTTCCTGCCTGCCGAAGGACCTGCCGGAGTTCATCGAACTCGACCTGTCCAAGCTGGCTGCCGGTGACATCGTCCACCTGTCGGACCTCAAGCTCCCGGCCGGCGTGGAAATCCCGGAACTGGGCCTGGGCAAGGAGCACGACGTTGCCGTCGTCACCGTTGCGCAGATCCAGGAAGAAGTCGATCCGACCGTCGAAGGCGCCGAAGGCGACGCCCCGACCGAAGAGAAGAAGTAA
- the ychF gene encoding redox-regulated ATPase YchF, whose translation MGIKCGIVGLPNVGKSTLFNALTKAGIAAANFPFCTIEPNTGIVPVPDPRLDALSAIVKPQKIIPTTMEFVDIAGLVAGASKGEGLGNKFLAHIRETDAIAHVVRCFEDGNVIHVANKVDPIADIETIDTELALADLEAVLKALDRATRSAKANDKDALARKPVLEKLAKALDQGKSARAAGLDAEEKALVRDMFLITMKPLMYIANVAEDGFENNPHLDAVRARAVEEGAEVVPVCAAIEEELSQMDEADRVEFLESMGFDEPGLNRVIRAGYKLLGLQTYFTAGEKEVRAWQVRAGSTAPQAAGVIHTDFERGFIRAETVAYDDYIKYKGEQGAKEAGRLRLEGKDYLVKEGDVLHFRFNV comes from the coding sequence ATGGGCATCAAATGCGGCATCGTCGGCCTGCCTAACGTCGGCAAGTCCACCCTGTTCAACGCGCTGACCAAGGCCGGCATCGCCGCGGCCAACTTCCCGTTCTGCACCATCGAGCCGAACACCGGCATCGTGCCGGTGCCGGATCCGCGCCTGGATGCGCTGTCGGCGATCGTGAAGCCGCAGAAGATCATCCCGACCACGATGGAGTTCGTCGACATCGCCGGCCTCGTCGCCGGTGCGTCGAAGGGCGAAGGCCTGGGCAACAAGTTCCTCGCGCACATCCGCGAGACCGACGCCATCGCGCACGTCGTGCGTTGCTTCGAGGATGGCAACGTCATCCACGTGGCGAACAAGGTCGACCCGATCGCCGATATCGAAACCATCGATACCGAGCTGGCGCTGGCCGACCTCGAGGCCGTGCTGAAGGCACTGGATCGCGCGACGCGCTCGGCCAAGGCCAACGACAAGGACGCGCTCGCCCGCAAGCCGGTGCTCGAGAAGCTCGCCAAGGCGCTCGACCAGGGCAAGAGCGCGCGTGCCGCCGGCCTCGACGCCGAGGAAAAGGCGCTCGTCCGCGACATGTTCCTGATCACCATGAAGCCGCTGATGTACATCGCCAACGTGGCGGAGGACGGCTTCGAGAACAACCCGCACCTCGACGCCGTGCGTGCGCGCGCCGTGGAAGAGGGTGCGGAAGTGGTGCCGGTGTGCGCGGCGATCGAGGAAGAGCTGTCGCAGATGGACGAGGCCGACCGCGTAGAATTCCTCGAGAGCATGGGCTTCGACGAGCCGGGCCTGAACCGCGTGATTCGCGCCGGCTACAAGCTGCTCGGCCTGCAGACCTACTTCACCGCCGGTGAGAAGGAAGTGCGTGCGTGGCAGGTGCGTGCGGGCTCCACCGCGCCGCAGGCCGCCGGTGTCATCCACACCGACTTCGAGCGCGGCTTCATCCGCGCCGAAACCGTCGCCTACGACGACTACATCAAGTACAAGGGCGAGCAGGGCGCGAAGGAAGCCGGTCGTCTCAGGCTGGAAGGCAAGGATTATCTCGTCAAGGAAGGCGACGTGCTGCACTTCCGATTCAACGTCTGA
- a CDS encoding SpoIIE family protein phosphatase, whose amino-acid sequence MVLRSVASRLALGVLLGSALVLVVTGGLLLNHTRDQMLQQTQREAAAVSDAAATRIQGRIDGVSKVAQVVAGVLSSRRDQAASVIHDILAVNPELVDVSAAFIPRDVNHLRPEDAPVARRQTDGELVLGDRLADAEPYWSSPWFVRGLNCDHGCWQPPFRSATRNETLIGYSVAIPGKDVPVIGVADATISLGWLQQLLGELAKPDHASAFVADANGEFLAHDWRSYIGTRGSKPLLEAIARNQNPVRITPEDGGRVSEPVWVYFVPIRGTHWTFGLSMPERAVLADLRRTYLVDVLLGFLALVGVSVITLVITRRMMAPLSVLADRAENVSRGDLDFQLPEVRRNDDVGRLTRSFDQMRHQLAGHIETAQRIAREQARMTSELEIAGQIQLALIPEPHWLADDGRLEVHAALRPASAVGGDLYVYFALGAKHVCVMVGDVSDKGIPAALFMARTITLARTIATHARSPSDILGSLNRELCKGNDTCMFVTLLCGVIETESGLLSLASAGHEQPVLHAGGSAILVDVETGPALGLDREARYPVRVLTLLGGDTLLMYTDGVSEAHAGNQRLYGTHALLDSVARVDEGASPGAYVERVLEDVDAYTAGAPAYDDIALLALTWHDTGVEGARLHAVVHS is encoded by the coding sequence CGCTGCGACGCGCATCCAGGGCCGGATCGATGGCGTCTCCAAGGTGGCCCAGGTCGTGGCGGGCGTGTTGAGCAGCCGGCGCGACCAGGCCGCGTCGGTCATCCACGACATCCTCGCCGTGAACCCAGAGCTGGTCGACGTCAGCGCCGCCTTCATCCCGCGCGACGTGAACCACCTCAGGCCTGAGGACGCCCCGGTCGCCCGACGGCAAACGGATGGCGAGCTGGTCCTGGGCGATCGCCTCGCCGACGCCGAGCCTTACTGGAGCTCGCCCTGGTTCGTTCGCGGCCTGAACTGCGACCACGGCTGCTGGCAGCCGCCGTTTCGCTCGGCCACCCGCAACGAAACGCTGATCGGCTACTCGGTGGCCATCCCCGGCAAGGACGTACCTGTGATCGGCGTCGCCGACGCCACCATCAGCCTCGGCTGGCTCCAGCAACTGCTCGGCGAACTGGCCAAGCCCGACCACGCCTCGGCCTTCGTCGCCGACGCCAATGGCGAATTCCTCGCCCACGACTGGCGCTCGTACATCGGCACGCGCGGTAGCAAGCCGCTGCTGGAGGCCATCGCGCGCAACCAGAACCCCGTACGGATCACTCCCGAGGACGGTGGCCGCGTCAGCGAGCCGGTGTGGGTCTATTTCGTGCCGATCCGCGGCACCCACTGGACCTTCGGCCTGAGCATGCCCGAGCGCGCGGTGCTCGCCGACCTGCGGCGCACCTACCTGGTCGACGTGCTACTGGGTTTCCTGGCCCTGGTCGGCGTGTCCGTGATCACGCTGGTCATTACCCGGCGGATGATGGCGCCGCTTTCCGTGCTCGCCGACCGTGCCGAAAACGTGTCACGCGGCGACCTCGACTTCCAGCTTCCCGAAGTGCGCCGCAACGACGATGTCGGACGGCTGACCCGCTCGTTCGACCAGATGCGCCACCAGCTGGCCGGGCACATCGAGACGGCGCAGCGCATCGCGCGCGAACAGGCGCGCATGACCAGCGAGCTGGAGATCGCCGGGCAGATCCAGCTCGCCCTGATCCCGGAACCGCACTGGCTGGCCGACGACGGCCGGCTCGAGGTGCACGCCGCGCTGCGCCCTGCCAGCGCCGTCGGCGGGGACCTGTACGTGTATTTCGCGCTTGGCGCGAAGCATGTCTGCGTCATGGTCGGCGACGTCTCGGACAAAGGCATCCCCGCCGCGCTGTTCATGGCGCGGACGATCACGCTGGCACGCACCATCGCCACCCACGCACGCTCGCCCAGCGACATCCTTGGCTCGCTCAACCGCGAGCTGTGCAAGGGCAACGACACCTGCATGTTCGTCACCCTGCTGTGCGGCGTCATCGAGACGGAAAGCGGGCTGCTCTCGCTCGCCAGCGCCGGGCACGAGCAGCCGGTGCTGCATGCCGGCGGCAGTGCCATCCTCGTCGACGTGGAAACCGGCCCCGCGCTCGGCCTCGACCGCGAAGCGCGCTACCCTGTCCGCGTACTCACGTTGCTGGGGGGCGATACCTTGCTCATGTACACCGACGGCGTCAGCGAGGCCCACGCGGGCAACCAGCGCCTGTACGGCACGCACGCGCTGCTCGACAGCGTGGCGCGGGTCGACGAAGGGGCCAGCCCGGGCGCGTACGTGGAACGCGTGCTGGAGGACGTGGACGCCTACACGGCGGGTGCACCGGCGTACGACGACATCGCCCTGCTCGCACTCACCTGGCATGACACCGGCGTAGAGGGGGCGCGGCTGCATGCGGTTGTGCATTCCTAA
- a CDS encoding M14 family metallocarboxypeptidase, whose protein sequence is MPLLESPITRYPPSIAMNQSSPYPIGTPGQPWGPADVATWRSQQAKQRSYADDVLRAIDALRTTFDVAGYGALDYGNEHYPLVAVRTRDWQDALPVMLVTGGVHGYETSGVHGALQFLREHGQDYAGRANLLVVPCVSPWAYERIHRWNPDAIDPNRNFREGSPSGEAAALVALLAPLHGRVVMHIDLHETTDSDESEFRPALAARDGKDYEPGEVPDGFYLVDDSANPQPAFQQAVIEAVAKVTHIAPADAQGDIIGSPVVAHGVIEYALRDLGLCAGMTGARYTTTTEVYPDSPRATPRQCNDAQVAAIRAAIDYALTPL, encoded by the coding sequence TTGCCATTGCTAGAATCGCCGATCACCCGCTACCCGCCGTCGATCGCCATGAACCAGTCCTCGCCCTACCCCATCGGCACGCCAGGCCAGCCCTGGGGCCCCGCCGACGTTGCCACCTGGCGCTCGCAGCAGGCGAAGCAGCGGAGCTATGCCGACGATGTGCTTAGGGCCATCGATGCGTTGCGCACCACGTTCGACGTGGCCGGCTACGGCGCGCTGGATTACGGCAACGAGCACTACCCGCTGGTCGCCGTGCGCACGCGCGACTGGCAGGATGCCCTGCCCGTGATGCTGGTGACCGGTGGCGTGCATGGCTACGAAACCAGCGGCGTGCACGGTGCACTGCAGTTCCTTCGCGAGCATGGCCAGGACTACGCCGGCCGCGCCAACCTGCTGGTGGTTCCGTGCGTCAGCCCGTGGGCGTACGAGCGGATCCACCGCTGGAATCCGGACGCCATCGACCCCAACCGCAATTTCCGCGAAGGCAGCCCGTCGGGCGAAGCCGCGGCGTTGGTCGCGCTACTGGCCCCGTTGCACGGCCGCGTCGTCATGCACATCGACCTGCACGAGACCACGGATTCGGACGAGTCGGAGTTCCGGCCCGCCCTCGCCGCACGCGATGGCAAGGACTACGAGCCGGGCGAGGTGCCCGACGGGTTCTATCTCGTGGACGACAGCGCGAATCCGCAGCCTGCGTTCCAGCAGGCGGTGATCGAGGCCGTGGCGAAGGTGACGCATATCGCGCCGGCCGACGCCCAGGGCGACATCATCGGCTCGCCGGTGGTGGCGCACGGCGTGATCGAATATGCGTTGCGCGACCTGGGGCTGTGCGCGGGCATGACCGGCGCGCGCTACACGACGACCACCGAGGTCTATCCGGACAGCCCGCGGGCGACGCCACGGCAGTGCAACGACGCCCAGGTAGCCGCCATACGCGCAGCCATCGACTACGCGCTGACGCCCCTGTAG
- the pth gene encoding aminoacyl-tRNA hydrolase: protein MASIRLIVGLGNPGAEYVRTRHNAGFWCVDALAMDQGERWSFDGKLHGETCKLRIGGETVWLLKPATFMNKSGIAVTSALRYYKIEPEECLVAHDELDLSPGTIRMKFDGGHGGQNGLRDIMAHLGHGKFHRLRVGIGHPGHRDKVTPWVLGRPNAADEDAIMAGLGRAFDVLPLALSGKFDEAMKRLHTVT from the coding sequence ATGGCTTCCATCCGTCTTATCGTCGGCCTCGGTAACCCCGGGGCCGAATACGTCAGGACCCGGCACAACGCCGGGTTCTGGTGTGTCGACGCCCTCGCCATGGACCAGGGCGAGCGCTGGTCGTTCGATGGCAAGCTGCACGGCGAAACCTGCAAGCTGCGCATCGGCGGCGAAACGGTCTGGCTACTGAAACCAGCCACGTTCATGAACAAGAGCGGCATCGCCGTCACCTCGGCGCTGCGCTACTACAAGATCGAGCCGGAAGAGTGCCTCGTCGCCCACGACGAACTGGACCTCTCGCCCGGCACCATCCGCATGAAGTTCGACGGCGGCCACGGCGGCCAGAACGGATTGCGCGACATCATGGCCCACCTCGGCCACGGCAAGTTCCATCGCCTGCGGGTCGGCATCGGCCACCCGGGGCATCGCGACAAGGTGACGCCATGGGTCCTCGGGCGTCCCAACGCGGCAGACGAAGACGCCATCATGGCCGGCCTCGGACGTGCCTTCGACGTGCTGCCGCTGGCGCTGTCGGGGAAGTTCGACGAAGCGATGAAACGGCTGCATACGGTGACGTAA
- a CDS encoding STAS domain-containing protein, which translates to MTLIVRSESPTPERSTVWLEGRLDANSFVDFDETMRDVTPMVDNNGTLVLDLSALEYISSAGLRSMAQLRKQMHDRGGRTLLVNPQPQVRKVFDIVKAVPVAEVFASVAELDQYLDHIQRTVAGQS; encoded by the coding sequence ATGACCCTTATCGTCCGCAGCGAAAGCCCCACGCCCGAGCGCAGCACTGTCTGGCTCGAGGGGCGACTCGATGCCAATTCCTTCGTCGATTTCGACGAGACCATGCGTGACGTCACGCCGATGGTCGACAACAACGGCACCCTCGTGCTCGATCTTTCCGCGCTGGAATACATCAGCAGCGCCGGCCTGCGCAGCATGGCGCAATTGCGCAAGCAGATGCACGACCGCGGCGGCCGCACGCTGCTGGTGAATCCGCAACCGCAGGTGCGCAAGGTGTTCGATATCGTCAAGGCCGTGCCGGTCGCCGAAGTGTTCGCCAGCGTCGCCGAACTCGACCAGTACCTCGATCACATCCAGCGCACCGTCGCCGGCCAAAGCTAA
- the lolB gene encoding lipoprotein insertase outer membrane protein LolB, which produces MIRWFRFLPVVSLALLAACAPTRPVVHREGDVVTMGQQEQREHDLADTSHWTLQGKLSVSDGENSGSGTLTWRQDGERYDFTVRAPVTGRSFRLTGGPEGAQLEGLDGGTRSGPDAETLMAQAVGWQIPMVELKRWVLGLRADGGPADIRFGDDKLPSQLVQDGWTVDYRQWDATRQPPMPVKVFAEKPPFKVRLAIEDWKLGR; this is translated from the coding sequence ATGATTCGTTGGTTTCGGTTTCTTCCTGTTGTCTCGCTAGCCTTGCTGGCGGCATGCGCGCCGACGCGGCCTGTGGTCCATCGCGAAGGCGATGTCGTCACGATGGGCCAGCAGGAGCAGCGTGAGCACGACCTGGCGGACACGTCGCACTGGACGCTGCAGGGCAAGCTGTCGGTGTCGGATGGCGAGAATTCCGGTTCGGGCACGCTGACCTGGCGCCAGGACGGCGAGCGTTACGATTTCACCGTGCGCGCGCCGGTTACCGGGCGCAGTTTCCGTCTCACCGGCGGCCCGGAAGGTGCGCAGCTGGAAGGCCTGGACGGTGGCACCCGCAGCGGCCCCGATGCGGAGACGCTGATGGCGCAAGCGGTGGGCTGGCAGATCCCGATGGTGGAACTGAAGCGCTGGGTGCTCGGCCTGCGTGCCGATGGTGGCCCGGCGGATATTCGCTTCGGCGACGACAAGCTGCCCTCGCAGCTTGTCCAGGATGGCTGGACGGTCGATTACCGCCAGTGGGATGCCACCCGCCAGCCGCCGATGCCGGTTAAGGTTTTCGCGGAGAAGCCCCCGTTCAAGGTGCGCCTGGCGATCGAGGACTGGAAGCTGGGCCGCTGA
- the ispE gene encoding 4-(cytidine 5'-diphospho)-2-C-methyl-D-erythritol kinase translates to MDVSIVRAHPDDAERLCAIERAAVELFRGHEAWPSYSGMSLPVDVVRQLITRGLAWVALVDGEVVGFVCLDTDGNPGSIGIAEIDVLPAFGGKGIGAALLEHACGWAREAGYARVDLGTLADVPWNAPFYAKHGFAVVDKRAPEFAEALARDRDNGFPDHLRVFMSRALAPLALGDWTAWPAPAKLNLFLRIVGRRPDGYHELQTVFRLLDWGDEVRLRVRADGVITRPREVPGVPEASDLTVRAARLLAEATGTALGAEIEVAKRIPMGGGLGGGSSDAATVLVGLNTLWDTRLDEDALAALGLQLGADVPVFVRGRSAWAEGVGEKLEAIRLPRRWYVVVDPAEHVPTPALFAAPELTRNAPRATISAFVSGDSAENAFEPVVRARHPRVAAALDWLAGFGHARLSGSGGCVFLETRTFEAALAVASRCPTGFTAHVAAGVDPSPLLSTRARMGMRG, encoded by the coding sequence ATGGATGTTTCGATCGTTCGAGCCCACCCCGACGACGCCGAGCGCCTGTGCGCGATCGAGCGGGCCGCTGTGGAGCTGTTCCGTGGCCATGAAGCGTGGCCGTCCTACTCGGGCATGTCCTTGCCGGTGGACGTCGTCCGCCAGCTGATCACCCGCGGCCTGGCCTGGGTCGCTCTCGTCGACGGCGAGGTGGTCGGCTTCGTCTGCCTCGATACCGACGGCAACCCGGGGTCGATCGGCATCGCCGAGATCGATGTGCTGCCGGCGTTCGGTGGCAAGGGTATCGGCGCGGCGCTGCTCGAGCATGCCTGCGGGTGGGCGCGTGAAGCCGGCTACGCCCGGGTCGACCTCGGCACGCTGGCCGACGTGCCGTGGAACGCGCCGTTTTACGCGAAGCACGGGTTCGCCGTGGTCGACAAGCGCGCACCCGAGTTCGCCGAGGCCCTGGCCCGGGATCGCGACAACGGCTTCCCCGACCACCTCCGGGTGTTCATGAGCCGGGCCCTGGCCCCGCTTGCCTTGGGCGACTGGACCGCCTGGCCGGCCCCGGCGAAGCTCAACCTCTTCCTGCGCATCGTCGGCCGCCGGCCGGATGGTTACCACGAGCTGCAAACCGTCTTCCGCCTGCTCGACTGGGGTGACGAGGTCCGGCTGCGCGTGCGCGCCGATGGGGTCATTACCCGTCCCCGGGAGGTCCCCGGCGTGCCCGAGGCATCAGACCTCACCGTCCGCGCCGCGCGTTTGCTCGCGGAGGCCACGGGCACGGCGCTGGGCGCCGAGATCGAGGTCGCCAAGCGCATCCCCATGGGCGGTGGCCTGGGCGGCGGCAGTTCGGACGCGGCGACGGTACTGGTCGGTCTCAACACCCTCTGGGACACGCGCCTGGATGAGGATGCGCTGGCCGCGCTGGGCCTGCAACTGGGTGCGGACGTGCCCGTGTTCGTCCGTGGCCGCTCGGCCTGGGCCGAGGGGGTGGGCGAAAAGCTCGAGGCGATCCGCCTGCCGCGCCGTTGGTACGTGGTCGTGGACCCGGCCGAGCACGTGCCGACCCCGGCCTTGTTCGCTGCGCCCGAATTGACACGAAATGCCCCGCGGGCGACAATTTCGGCCTTTGTTTCCGGGGATTCGGCAGAGAATGCCTTCGAACCGGTCGTTCGCGCGCGCCATCCCCGGGTGGCTGCGGCGCTGGACTGGCTGGCGGGCTTCGGCCACGCGCGCCTTTCCGGCAGCGGCGGTTGTGTGTTCCTGGAAACAAGGACCTTCGAAGCGGCCCTGGCGGTCGCTTCGCGCTGTCCCACCGGCTTTACGGCCCACGTGGCGGCGGGTGTCGATCCTTCGCCGCTGCTGTCGACGCGTGCGCGGATGGGCATGAGGGGATGA
- a CDS encoding ribose-phosphate diphosphokinase: MLFSGNAHRALADDVAARLGIPLGKALIGRFSDGEAQVEIEENVRKQEVFVIQPTGAPSAENLFDLLVLVDALKRASAGSVTAVMPYFGYARQDRRPRSARVPITAKLAAKMIATAGADRVLTIDLHADQIQGFFDIPVDNVYASPVLLADIWRHHSMDDLIVVSPDVGGVVRARALAKRLDDADLAIIDKRRPKANVATVMNIIGDVEGKTCVLVDDIVDTAGTLCAAAAALKEKGARKVVAYCVHPVLSGAAITNLDSSQLDQLVVTNTLPLRDNARNCAKIRQLSVAELLAETIRRIAYGESVSSLYID, from the coding sequence ATGCTTTTCTCCGGTAATGCGCACCGTGCGCTCGCCGACGATGTTGCCGCCCGCCTGGGCATCCCGCTGGGCAAGGCACTGATCGGCCGTTTCAGCGACGGCGAAGCGCAGGTCGAGATCGAGGAAAACGTCCGTAAGCAGGAAGTGTTCGTCATCCAGCCGACGGGCGCGCCCAGCGCGGAAAACCTGTTCGACCTGCTGGTGCTGGTGGACGCGCTCAAGCGCGCCTCGGCCGGCAGTGTCACCGCGGTGATGCCGTATTTCGGCTATGCCCGCCAGGATCGTCGCCCGCGTTCGGCGCGCGTGCCGATCACGGCGAAGCTGGCCGCCAAGATGATCGCGACCGCCGGTGCGGACCGCGTGCTGACGATCGACCTGCACGCCGACCAGATCCAGGGCTTTTTCGACATCCCGGTCGACAATGTGTACGCCTCGCCGGTGCTGTTGGCCGACATCTGGCGGCACCACAGCATGGATGACCTGATCGTGGTCAGCCCGGACGTCGGTGGCGTGGTGCGTGCGCGTGCGCTCGCCAAGCGCCTGGACGACGCCGACCTGGCGATCATCGACAAGCGCCGCCCGAAGGCGAACGTGGCCACGGTCATGAACATCATCGGCGACGTGGAAGGCAAGACCTGCGTGCTGGTGGACGACATCGTCGACACCGCCGGCACCCTGTGCGCCGCCGCGGCCGCGTTGAAGGAAAAGGGCGCCCGCAAGGTCGTCGCCTATTGCGTCCACCCGGTGCTTTCGGGTGCCGCGATCACCAACCTGGACAGCTCCCAGCTCGACCAGCTGGTGGTCACCAATACGCTCCCGTTGCGCGATAACGCCCGTAACTGTGCGAAAATCCGCCAGTTGTCGGTCGCGGAACTGCTCGCCGAGACGATCCGCCGCATCGCCTATGGCGAATCGGTGAGCTCGCTCTACATCGACTGA